GATTTGGCATCGACGCCGAAGCGCAGCTCGGGATCGAAACCGGCCATGCGCAGGAAACGGAAGCCGAGCAGCCCTTCTCGCAGGCATCTGCGGTCGCGCATCAGCCAGGGATGCCGGACCGCGCGGTTGACGCGGGTGACGATATAGGCGGAAGGCAGGCCGCGATAGGGCGTGGGCGCGTCGAGCGGCGCCCATTTCAACACCGCCTCGAAGTCGCGCCGGCCGACCAGCACCGGTATCAGCCGGGCGCTGAGCCACAGATGGACCCGGAACA
The window above is part of the Mesorhizobium sp. WSM4904 genome. Proteins encoded here:
- a CDS encoding lasso peptide biosynthesis B2 protein; this translates as MADGPILRALFRVHLWLSARLIPVLVGRRDFEAVLKWAPLDAPTPYRGLPSAYIVTRVNRAVRHPWLMRDRRCLREGLLGFRFLRMAGFDPELRFGVDAKSMHEPRLSAHCWVCLDGKPVVSDSLPDMVEIYRHPGGSQKARAA